From Helicobacter ganmani, one genomic window encodes:
- the cysE gene encoding serine O-acetyltransferase, which translates to MSYATTLFGTIKEDFAVILEKDPAINSKIELFFNYPGLIALVHYRIAHKLYHQGFKVVARIFMGITQWLTNVDIHPACKIGHRVFIDHGHGVVIGETAEVGNEVVIYQGVSLGGVSLERTKRHPTIEDFVIIGAGAKVLGNIVVGAHSKIGANSVVIRPVPPNSTAVGIPAKTIIKGMSDDLNKIPDIQYQLFNYLQKRLELLESVAPKNIEFIESRKKLETLYQEFLKAKV; encoded by the coding sequence TTGAGTTATGCCACTACACTTTTTGGCACTATCAAAGAAGATTTTGCAGTGATTTTAGAAAAAGACCCCGCAATTAATTCTAAAATTGAATTGTTTTTTAATTATCCCGGATTAATTGCTTTGGTGCATTATAGAATTGCGCACAAACTTTATCATCAGGGCTTTAAAGTTGTAGCAAGAATCTTTATGGGAATCACGCAATGGCTTACAAATGTGGATATTCACCCTGCGTGTAAAATTGGACATAGAGTGTTTATTGACCACGGGCACGGCGTAGTGATTGGTGAGACGGCAGAAGTAGGCAATGAAGTCGTGATTTATCAAGGCGTAAGCCTTGGGGGAGTGAGTTTGGAACGCACTAAGCGACACCCCACGATTGAAGATTTTGTGATTATTGGAGCGGGAGCTAAGGTGCTAGGAAATATCGTCGTAGGGGCACATTCAAAAATTGGGGCAAATTCTGTTGTGATTCGTCCTGTTCCTCCTAATTCCACAGCAGTTGGAATCCCTGCAAAGACGATTATCAAAGGAATGAGCGATGACTTAAATAAGATTCCAGACATTCAATATCAGCTTTTTAATTATCTGCAAAAGCGTTTGGAATTGTTAGAATCTGTCGCACCCAAAAATATAGAATTTATAGAATCTCGCAAGAAACTAGAGACTTTGTATCAAGAGTTTTTAAAAGCAAAAGTTTAA
- the recR gene encoding recombination mediator RecR, translating into MKSYPENFAKLVESLEKLPSIGRKSATRLAYFLAFEDKFSALSLAHNIECCVQQLRICEECGGISNDFLCSICSDNMRNNGELCIVANPREIFLLEESGEFLGKYFVIESLEKLDLKHLEKIIQKNHTKEIIFAFSPTLGNESVMLYLEDKLEYLGLQFTKIAQGIPTGVSLENIDQLSIIRALQSRVKI; encoded by the coding sequence ATGAAATCTTATCCTGAAAATTTTGCAAAACTTGTAGAATCTTTAGAGAAACTTCCAAGTATTGGCAGAAAATCTGCTACGCGTTTAGCATATTTTTTGGCATTTGAGGATAAGTTTAGCGCGTTAAGTTTGGCGCATAATATTGAATGCTGTGTCCAACAACTACGAATTTGCGAGGAATGTGGTGGAATCTCCAATGATTTTTTATGCTCTATTTGTAGTGATAATATGCGCAATAATGGCGAATTGTGCATTGTTGCGAATCCTAGAGAGATTTTTTTGTTAGAGGAGAGTGGAGAGTTTTTGGGTAAATATTTTGTAATAGAAAGTCTTGAGAAATTGGATTTGAAACATTTAGAGAAAATCATACAAAAAAATCATACAAAAGAGATAATTTTTGCTTTTAGCCCAACTTTGGGCAATGAAAGTGTGATGTTGTATTTGGAGGATAAATTAGAATATTTGGGATTGCAATTTACCAAAATTGCACAAGGTATTCCTACAGGCGTGAGTTTAGAAAATATTGACCAGCTCTCAATTATTCGCGCCTTACAATCCCGAGTCAAAATTTAG
- a CDS encoding cation:proton antiporter domain-containing protein, whose protein sequence is MAVVSGIILNKLKIPAIIGYIVTGTLTAYIFGFRVEDSVDLNEAAELGIVFLMFMIGLDFSFKKITQMKQEVLLFGGLQIGISIAVFYAICHYLIGFNLDTSIILASAVSLSSTAIVLKSLNETNQTKTPYGMAAVGILVFQDIAVIPILLMIKLLSNQDLSMSEMLLSTGVSAVIVLLLLMLPGRFLARIVLRSSAKMKTDEIFVGTVFLIVLGSAYLSKYFGFSLSLGAFLAGMLVSNSPFKHQVASVLVYFRDLLLGVFFITIGMQVDAIFLAKYFIVVLLLVALMLLIKTLIMFAFLSLLRKAKVAMRIALSLSQIGEFSFAIFLLASQHKILNLGLDGGILNGIFGSEFVASITPNEIYQFLTLMVIFSMIATPFILDRLDLCVKFALKIFRIPLKIAKIGSKVGLNQKSQTEHSYEVVICGYGALGKKVLEFFSGCDVTTLVVDSNYERVEEGIKKGCNIVYGNITDKMIFREIGIQKTKVVILCVESPLAIEKACRHIMDISHLVRVIAQTDEETIEADLRGIGLYAVINGSREIAEILANSALEAIKESKEMGINREEENQ, encoded by the coding sequence ATGGCAGTAGTTTCTGGAATTATTTTAAATAAACTCAAAATTCCCGCGATTATTGGCTACATTGTTACAGGAACACTGACGGCTTATATTTTTGGATTTCGCGTTGAGGATTCTGTGGATTTAAACGAAGCTGCGGAGCTTGGAATCGTGTTTTTGATGTTTATGATAGGACTTGATTTTAGCTTCAAAAAAATCACACAGATGAAGCAAGAGGTTTTGCTCTTTGGCGGGTTGCAAATTGGAATCTCCATAGCCGTATTTTATGCTATTTGTCATTATCTGATAGGATTCAATCTTGACACTTCTATTATTTTGGCGAGTGCGGTGAGTTTGTCCTCTACGGCAATCGTTTTAAAAAGTCTCAACGAAACAAATCAAACCAAAACTCCTTATGGAATGGCAGCAGTAGGCATTTTAGTTTTTCAAGATATTGCGGTGATTCCCATTTTGCTAATGATTAAACTTTTGAGCAATCAAGATTTAAGTATGAGTGAAATGCTGTTAAGCACAGGCGTTTCTGCGGTAATTGTTTTATTGCTTTTGATGTTGCCCGGGAGATTCCTTGCGCGTATCGTATTGCGCTCAAGTGCCAAGATGAAAACAGATGAAATTTTTGTCGGGACGGTGTTTTTAATAGTGCTAGGTTCAGCATATCTTAGTAAATACTTTGGCTTCTCTCTCTCTCTTGGAGCATTTTTAGCAGGAATGCTTGTCTCTAATTCACCCTTTAAACATCAAGTAGCAAGCGTTTTAGTGTATTTTCGTGATTTGCTTTTAGGAGTTTTTTTTATCACGATTGGTATGCAAGTAGATGCAATTTTCTTGGCAAAATATTTTATCGTTGTTCTCTTGCTTGTTGCTTTGATGTTACTGATTAAAACCTTGATTATGTTCGCATTTTTAAGCCTCTTAAGAAAGGCAAAAGTTGCAATGCGCATTGCTCTTTCTCTCTCGCAAATTGGAGAATTTTCTTTCGCTATTTTCTTACTTGCTAGCCAACATAAGATTTTAAATTTAGGATTAGATGGCGGAATTTTGAATGGGATTTTTGGAAGTGAGTTTGTCGCTTCTATTACTCCAAACGAAATTTATCAATTCTTAACCTTAATGGTAATTTTCTCAATGATTGCGACACCTTTTATCTTGGATAGATTAGATTTGTGTGTTAAATTTGCTCTAAAAATTTTTAGGATTCCGCTTAAGATTGCAAAAATTGGTAGCAAGGTTGGACTTAATCAAAAATCGCAGACAGAGCATTCCTATGAAGTTGTGATTTGCGGATATGGAGCTTTGGGCAAAAAAGTATTAGAGTTTTTTAGTGGTTGTGATGTTACAACACTTGTGGTGGATTCCAATTATGAACGCGTAGAAGAGGGAATCAAAAAGGGTTGCAATATTGTGTATGGCAATATCACGGATAAAATGATTTTTAGAGAAATTGGAATCCAAAAAACAAAAGTTGTCATCTTATGTGTAGAATCTCCTTTAGCAATTGAAAAGGCTTGTCGGCATATTATGGATATTTCACATCTTGTAAGAGTAATTGCCCAAACCGATGAGGAGACAATAGAGGCAGACTTAAGAGGAATTGGACTTTATGCAGTCATTAATGGCAGTCGCGAGATTGCAGAAATATTGGCAAATTCTGCCTTAGAAGCTATTAAAGAATCTAAAGAAATGGGAATCAATAGGGAAGAGGAGAACCAATAG